A stretch of the Rhizomicrobium sp. genome encodes the following:
- a CDS encoding DUF4175 family protein, with translation MTRYSDPNEFRTGSRADKATENAVSWSRAALAWERVWPALWPASGIAGLFAAAALFDLFAPLPWSLHALILSAALTGIGLSLYFGFRAVRLPGWSDGARRLEITSGLSHRPISEAGDRMAVGTGDAWAEELWALHLRRLLAGVKNLKVGWPHPGLARRDPRALRFVVVLLFLGGLALAGGDAGRRLWAGLNDDSAAGRATLDAWIDPPAYTGMPPVYLTPGMTLAVPAGSVLNLRAHGAGHAPGLSLDSASDGGDGFTGGRGEYAANYRIIADARVRVRSAGRAIGDWRITAIPDHPPSIAFAGAPGKTEHAALKLSYKAIDDYGVTAVRAIITPHQRHGAALVVDLSLATAAKIVNETSYQDLTAHPYAGLDVDIALQAVDGAGQVATTMPVTYRLPARVFTNSLSRALIEQRQALATSTTPGERMHIVRVLDALTLAPQVFYQNQSGPYLAIRAARWALADAAHVEDIEHVEQLLWETAVGLERGGLLSAAEELRRLQAMLAQALAQGAPQEVIDELLQRYQDAMQRYMQALAANPQENNGAPPPGTKMLSEQDLQTLLKTIQQLAQGGARGQAQQMLALLQNLLENLRLSNGAGGSADSNPQNKALSDAIKGLGELMGRQRGLLDKTFKGRQGEPVDPKALQQEQGDIQKQLGQVLKGMGDQKIPAPGDLGRAGTSMGQSGRELGSSDYNGSSIDQKNALDAMRGAANDLANKLMKQSGQDQDNGQNEDPLGRRQSGHGAGTGVKVPDASQLQRARDILMELRRRAAERGRPQQELDYIDRLLKEF, from the coding sequence ATGACGCGTTATTCGGATCCGAACGAATTCCGGACTGGCTCTAGAGCCGACAAGGCGACGGAGAACGCGGTCTCGTGGTCGCGTGCCGCGCTGGCGTGGGAACGCGTCTGGCCGGCATTGTGGCCGGCGAGCGGCATCGCGGGACTGTTCGCGGCGGCGGCGCTGTTCGACCTGTTCGCGCCCCTGCCCTGGAGCCTGCACGCGCTGATCCTGAGCGCGGCGCTGACCGGCATCGGCCTGTCGCTCTATTTCGGATTCCGCGCCGTGCGCCTGCCCGGCTGGAGCGACGGGGCGCGGCGGCTCGAGATCACCAGCGGCCTCAGCCACCGGCCGATCTCCGAGGCGGGCGACCGGATGGCGGTCGGGACAGGCGACGCCTGGGCCGAGGAATTGTGGGCACTGCACCTGCGCCGGCTGCTGGCCGGGGTGAAAAACCTCAAAGTCGGCTGGCCGCATCCCGGACTGGCGCGCCGCGATCCGCGCGCGCTGCGGTTCGTCGTGGTGCTGCTGTTCCTCGGTGGATTGGCGCTGGCGGGCGGCGATGCGGGGCGGCGGCTGTGGGCCGGGCTCAACGACGACAGCGCGGCGGGCCGCGCGACACTGGACGCCTGGATCGATCCGCCGGCTTATACGGGAATGCCGCCGGTCTATCTGACGCCGGGCATGACGCTGGCGGTGCCGGCCGGGTCGGTGCTGAATTTGCGCGCCCATGGTGCGGGACACGCGCCGGGCCTGTCGCTCGACTCCGCGTCGGACGGCGGTGACGGATTCACCGGCGGGCGCGGCGAGTATGCCGCGAATTATCGCATCATTGCCGATGCGCGGGTGCGGGTGCGCAGCGCGGGGCGCGCCATCGGCGACTGGCGCATCACGGCGATCCCGGACCATCCGCCGTCCATCGCCTTCGCCGGCGCGCCGGGCAAGACCGAGCATGCGGCGCTCAAGCTGTCCTACAAGGCCATCGACGATTACGGCGTGACGGCGGTTCGCGCGATCATCACGCCGCACCAGCGCCACGGCGCGGCGCTGGTCGTCGACCTGTCGCTGGCGACGGCGGCGAAAATCGTGAACGAGACGTCGTACCAGGACCTGACGGCGCATCCCTATGCCGGGCTCGACGTCGACATCGCGCTGCAGGCGGTGGACGGCGCGGGCCAGGTCGCGACGACGATGCCGGTGACCTATCGCCTGCCGGCGCGGGTGTTCACCAATTCCCTGTCACGGGCGCTGATCGAGCAGCGGCAGGCGCTGGCGACCAGCACGACGCCGGGCGAGCGGATGCACATCGTGCGGGTGCTCGACGCGCTGACCCTCGCGCCGCAGGTGTTCTATCAGAACCAGTCGGGACCTTATCTCGCGATCCGCGCGGCGCGCTGGGCGCTGGCCGATGCGGCGCATGTCGAGGACATCGAGCATGTCGAACAGCTCCTGTGGGAGACCGCGGTGGGGCTGGAGCGCGGCGGCCTGCTGTCGGCAGCCGAGGAATTGCGGCGGCTGCAGGCGATGCTGGCGCAGGCGCTCGCCCAGGGCGCGCCGCAGGAGGTGATCGACGAATTGCTGCAGCGCTACCAGGACGCGATGCAGCGCTACATGCAGGCGTTGGCCGCCAATCCGCAGGAGAACAATGGCGCGCCGCCGCCCGGCACCAAGATGCTGAGCGAGCAGGACCTGCAGACCCTGCTCAAGACCATCCAGCAGCTGGCGCAGGGCGGTGCACGCGGCCAGGCACAGCAGATGCTGGCGCTGCTGCAGAATCTTCTGGAGAACCTGCGGCTGAGCAATGGCGCGGGCGGCAGCGCGGACAGCAACCCGCAAAACAAGGCGCTGAGCGACGCGATCAAGGGCCTGGGCGAATTGATGGGGCGGCAGCGCGGCCTGCTCGACAAGACCTTCAAGGGCCGCCAGGGCGAGCCCGTCGATCCCAAGGCGCTGCAGCAGGAACAGGGCGACATCCAGAAGCAGCTCGGGCAGGTCCTCAAGGGCATGGGCGACCAGAAGATCCCGGCGCCCGGCGATCTGGGCCGCGCCGGCACTTCAATGGGCCAATCGGGACGGGAGCTCGGCTCCAGCGACTATAACGGCTCGAGCATCGACCAGAAGAATGCGCTGGACGCGATGCGCGGCGCGGCGAACGACCTCGCCAACAAGCTGATGAAGCAATCGGGCCAGGACCAGGACAACGGTCAGAACGAAGATCCGCTGGGGCGGCGGCAGAGCGGCCACGGCGCGGGCACGGGCGTGAAAGTGCCCGATGCCTCGCAGCTGCAGCGGGCGCGCGACATCCTGATGGAGCTGCGCCGCCGCGCCGCCGAACGCGGCCGGCCGCAACAGGAGCTGGATTACATCGACCGGCTGCTGAAGGAGTTTTGA
- a CDS encoding DUF3426 domain-containing protein codes for MILTCPQCETRYNADASKFPAAGRSVRCARCGTVWHQIGPEPEPDPEAEIFVQEPAAPPPPAPEPVSIAAQPRVAAFAPAPSVSAPAIAVEDGPAPRAPRRWLSGVALAGGWVLLVGLVVVIGWAAVSFRDSIATWLPQTSSFYAAAGLPVNARGIDFTDVGRAIETEDGQQVLAVTGKIVNRSNHELTVPLVRVALFDADRHELYHWTFVPGVSTLKPGQVAKFRTRLSSPPAGTHDLEIRFAQAGE; via the coding sequence TTCCGGCTGCCGGCCGCAGCGTACGCTGCGCCAGATGCGGCACGGTGTGGCATCAGATCGGTCCGGAACCCGAACCCGATCCGGAAGCCGAGATCTTCGTACAGGAGCCGGCGGCCCCGCCGCCGCCCGCGCCCGAGCCCGTCAGCATCGCGGCCCAGCCGCGCGTCGCCGCCTTTGCGCCCGCGCCCAGCGTTTCGGCTCCAGCCATCGCGGTGGAGGACGGACCGGCGCCTCGCGCGCCCCGCCGCTGGCTCAGCGGCGTCGCGCTGGCCGGCGGCTGGGTGCTGCTGGTCGGGCTCGTCGTGGTGATCGGCTGGGCCGCGGTCAGCTTCCGCGACAGCATCGCGACCTGGCTGCCGCAGACCTCGTCCTTCTATGCCGCAGCCGGCCTGCCGGTGAATGCCCGCGGCATCGACTTCACCGATGTCGGCCGCGCCATCGAGACCGAGGATGGCCAGCAGGTCCTCGCCGTCACCGGCAAGATCGTCAACCGCTCCAATCACGAGTTGACCGTGCCGCTGGTGCGGGTCGCGCTGTTCGATGCCGACCGGCACGAGCTCTATCACTGGACCTTCGTGCCCGGCGTCTCGACCCTGAAGCCCGGCCAGGTCGCCAAGTTCCGCACCCGCCTCTCGAGCCCGCCCGCCGGCACCCACGATCTCGAGATCCGCTTCGCGCAGGCGGGCGAATAG